One genomic segment of Paenibacillus xylanexedens includes these proteins:
- a CDS encoding methyl-accepting chemotaxis protein gives MSILDMEKKDVVTDAMVIKAMEKSLAIIRFDLDRRVTYVNEVFAQTMGYTVDEMYGMKHQQLCFGQFANTPEYDAFWNSIFNGVSFQDKVERKDAKGNSVWLEATYMPVYDETNQKILGVSKIATNITNRQNNISVVVNELKTMSHELNGQADVGIERSQELMSSISFISEVSTSNRATLTHLQEQAGSIQGVVRTIREISSQTQLLALNAAIEAAHAGEYGRGFDIVAKEVKKLSAMVESSINEIRDSVTGITKEIGNITGGTKKVEEYVEQSQKQIEIALNDFTAIAASAHLLDAKAEHVTRIV, from the coding sequence GTGTCTATATTAGATATGGAAAAGAAAGATGTTGTCACCGATGCAATGGTCATCAAGGCGATGGAGAAAAGTCTTGCTATCATTCGATTCGATCTGGATCGCCGGGTAACCTACGTGAATGAAGTCTTTGCCCAGACGATGGGATATACGGTAGATGAGATGTACGGCATGAAGCATCAGCAACTGTGCTTCGGTCAATTTGCAAATACTCCGGAATATGATGCTTTTTGGAATAGCATATTTAATGGTGTCAGCTTCCAGGACAAGGTTGAACGCAAGGATGCAAAGGGGAATTCCGTATGGCTTGAGGCGACATATATGCCGGTGTACGATGAGACGAATCAGAAGATACTGGGTGTCTCCAAAATCGCCACCAACATTACCAACCGTCAGAACAACATTTCGGTCGTAGTGAACGAGCTGAAAACGATGTCCCATGAACTGAATGGGCAGGCAGATGTAGGCATTGAACGGAGCCAGGAGTTGATGTCAAGTATTTCCTTTATCTCTGAGGTGTCGACTTCTAACCGTGCAACGTTGACTCATTTGCAGGAACAGGCCGGATCGATTCAGGGCGTGGTACGAACGATACGCGAGATTTCGTCTCAGACGCAACTGCTCGCGTTGAATGCTGCCATTGAGGCTGCACATGCAGGAGAATACGGACGAGGATTTGATATCGTGGCCAAGGAAGTTAAGAAACTATCCGCAATGGTAGAGAGTTCGATTAATGAGATTCGTGATAGCGTGACTGGAATAACGAAGGAGATTGGTAATATCACAGGAGGTACCAAAAAAGTAGAAGAATATGTGGAGCAGAGCCAGAAGCAGATTGAGATTGCATTGAATGATTTTACAGCAATTGCTGCTTCAGCCCACTTGTTGGATGCCAAAGCGGAGCATGTGACCAGAATCGTATAA
- a CDS encoding Ger(x)C family spore germination protein encodes MMPFRMLLRVASVLCILLTLSGCWSSREIEDLSLYVGLGIDVGKETEFEKDIAAQGGTYPKKNYVTATVQIAPGFSDSKTSQQSGSPSSGKTSYSNEQLTGDSLLQIFRQFALRRDKPLIGHHLKVIVVSKDIAKKYGLDQLLDFVLRDNDIRPNCLVLISHHRALDVLTSQDPSRIPAFYLTGITNNSYLSNKILDPVLLSKLDAQMQSGSSFLLQNVLNSHGEDKFSGGSIFDGKTTKFIGELSQTDLEGLSWLNSKKKGGVLKTHNKEGFTVVYEIKKKKVKIIPKVVGNDISFHVKTESEGWLMEDWRAPEEEEKGAYLRELEKDFAELAEQQIRQVLYKLQHTYKVDVADFRDSLRIKEPKTWKKVKDDWDKIFSTVPITYEVKTTITNPGSSTE; translated from the coding sequence ATGATGCCATTCCGTATGCTATTACGTGTAGCTTCTGTCTTGTGCATTCTGTTGACGCTGTCTGGATGCTGGAGCAGTCGGGAAATAGAGGATCTAAGTCTCTATGTCGGTCTTGGAATTGATGTCGGTAAAGAGACTGAATTCGAGAAAGACATCGCTGCTCAGGGAGGAACATACCCAAAGAAGAACTATGTGACCGCTACTGTGCAGATTGCTCCAGGATTTTCCGATAGTAAAACGAGTCAACAATCTGGTTCACCTTCTTCTGGCAAAACATCCTATTCCAATGAACAGCTTACCGGGGATTCCTTGCTGCAAATATTCCGTCAGTTTGCGCTAAGAAGAGATAAGCCTCTTATCGGACATCATCTGAAAGTTATCGTTGTCTCCAAGGATATTGCCAAAAAATATGGTTTAGACCAATTGCTTGATTTTGTACTACGGGATAATGATATTCGACCGAACTGCCTGGTGCTGATCAGTCATCATCGTGCATTAGATGTGTTGACTTCACAGGACCCGTCTCGGATTCCGGCATTTTATCTCACAGGAATTACGAACAATTCGTATTTGTCCAACAAAATATTGGATCCTGTATTACTGTCTAAGTTAGATGCTCAAATGCAGTCCGGTTCCAGCTTTCTGCTTCAAAATGTGTTGAACTCCCATGGAGAGGACAAGTTCTCTGGAGGCAGCATCTTTGATGGAAAAACAACCAAATTCATCGGAGAACTTAGTCAAACAGATCTTGAAGGTTTGTCATGGCTCAATTCCAAAAAAAAAGGAGGTGTCTTAAAAACACATAACAAGGAAGGATTCACCGTGGTATATGAAATCAAGAAGAAAAAAGTGAAAATTATTCCCAAGGTTGTTGGCAATGATATTTCATTCCATGTAAAGACCGAATCCGAAGGCTGGTTGATGGAAGATTGGCGTGCTCCCGAAGAAGAAGAAAAAGGGGCATACCTTAGAGAGTTGGAAAAAGATTTTGCTGAACTGGCCGAACAACAGATTCGCCAGGTGTTATACAAGCTGCAGCATACCTATAAAGTAGATGTTGCGGATTTTCGGGATAGCTTGCGTATCAAAGAACCTAAAACATGGAAAAAAGTCAAAGACGATTGGGATAAAATTTTTAGCACCGTGCCGATCACGTATGAGGTAAAGACCACCATCACCAATCCGGGGTCTTCCACCGAATAG
- a CDS encoding VOC family protein encodes MNFEVIPFLSMNGDAAAAIAFYEEFLGAKVIFKKSYKEMKEMNPGFEYPAGQDEYITHSVLEIGVNKVMIAEEAMDTERAWQLGNSTSLCIQSKDKNTIDQLYHSLMQHEGVKILVPYEQNEFSPGYGIVRDPFGIAIQLCVTVHDF; translated from the coding sequence ATGAATTTTGAAGTGATACCATTTTTGTCGATGAACGGGGATGCGGCGGCAGCCATTGCTTTTTATGAGGAGTTTCTGGGCGCCAAGGTGATATTCAAGAAAAGTTATAAAGAGATGAAGGAAATGAACCCGGGTTTTGAGTACCCTGCCGGTCAAGATGAGTATATTACACATTCGGTGCTGGAGATCGGGGTTAACAAGGTCATGATTGCGGAAGAAGCAATGGACACGGAGAGAGCATGGCAGCTGGGGAACAGCACGTCACTATGTATTCAATCCAAGGATAAAAATACAATCGATCAACTGTATCATTCTTTGATGCAACATGAGGGCGTGAAGATACTGGTACCGTATGAACAAAATGAATTCAGCCCAGGATACGGTATTGTAAGGGACCCATTTGGCATTGCGATTCAGCTGTGTGTCACTGTGCACGATTTTTAA
- a CDS encoding helix-turn-helix transcriptional regulator, with protein sequence MKKSERMNQMLRFINQKQQFTLQDLMQEFQISKRTALRDIASLEELGAPIYVEYGRYGGYRLLQQMQLPPISFNTGELHALYFALQALRSFSSLPFQVSFRTIHEKFMRALSDKQRQDIENIQHRVYFQHTEQIRDSAHLEFLLMAAVQNIVIQITYANQRRSSDQRPSSAHTHIRTIQPIALYARKGYWYCQAYDLHKQAYRVFRCDRIISAETTEIEPLAHVKELYSQDAQSLRKPSEQAIPFKCLIDEAGMELFQQEHFPSMQIIEQMGHMYLVGSYEPHELDFIVRYLAGYGNSIKIMEPVILQKALRQYYLDLLDHV encoded by the coding sequence ATGAAAAAATCAGAACGTATGAACCAGATGCTGCGCTTTATTAATCAAAAACAACAGTTCACCCTGCAAGATCTTATGCAGGAGTTCCAGATCTCCAAACGAACCGCGTTAAGAGATATCGCTTCATTGGAAGAGTTAGGTGCGCCCATCTATGTCGAATATGGACGCTACGGCGGATATCGACTGCTGCAACAGATGCAGCTGCCTCCCATTTCGTTTAATACGGGGGAGCTTCATGCCCTTTATTTTGCGTTGCAGGCTCTCCGCAGCTTCTCCAGCTTACCCTTTCAAGTCTCTTTCCGGACCATTCATGAGAAATTTATGAGGGCGTTATCCGACAAGCAACGACAGGATATTGAGAACATCCAACACCGGGTTTACTTCCAACATACCGAGCAGATCCGCGACAGTGCACATTTGGAGTTTCTGTTGATGGCTGCTGTTCAGAATATAGTGATCCAGATTACGTACGCTAATCAGCGTAGATCCTCTGATCAAAGGCCATCTTCTGCACACACCCATATCCGTACCATTCAACCCATCGCACTCTATGCCAGGAAAGGCTATTGGTATTGCCAGGCCTATGATCTGCATAAACAAGCGTATCGTGTATTTCGCTGCGACCGTATCATTTCAGCCGAAACAACGGAGATTGAACCTTTGGCTCATGTAAAGGAACTATATTCACAGGATGCCCAATCTCTAAGGAAACCATCGGAACAAGCAATTCCATTCAAATGCCTGATTGATGAAGCCGGGATGGAGCTATTCCAGCAAGAACATTTCCCATCAATGCAGATCATCGAGCAGATGGGACACATGTATCTTGTCGGTTCGTATGAACCTCACGAGCTTGATTTTATAGTGAGATATCTTGCAGGCTATGGTAACTCGATTAAGATTATGGAGCCCGTCATCTTACAGAAAGCATTAAGGCAGTACTATCTGGACTTGTTGGATCATGTATAA
- a CDS encoding VOC family protein has protein sequence MITRGLDHIGITVPNMEQATLFLQQAFGAELAYDHITPDDPPQEGPEAERKLGLRSGAKVIHIRMLSLGESASIELFQYVNTAQSEPVRASDYGLQHMSLYVDDMQEAARHFEEAGGVLLTEPGALNGHIEGGEGNQFVYGRAPWGMLIELISYPAGIQYPNHSETKRWTPRKK, from the coding sequence ATGATTACGAGAGGACTCGACCACATTGGAATAACTGTACCGAATATGGAGCAGGCGACACTATTTCTACAACAGGCGTTTGGAGCTGAGCTTGCCTATGACCATATAACGCCGGATGATCCCCCACAGGAAGGACCTGAGGCAGAGCGTAAATTAGGACTGCGTTCAGGAGCAAAGGTTATTCATATTCGGATGTTATCGCTCGGGGAGAGCGCCAGTATAGAGTTATTTCAGTACGTAAATACAGCGCAATCAGAACCAGTTAGGGCATCGGATTACGGATTGCAGCATATGTCGTTGTATGTGGACGATATGCAAGAAGCTGCACGACACTTCGAAGAAGCGGGCGGGGTGTTGCTAACAGAGCCTGGGGCGTTAAACGGTCATATTGAAGGCGGAGAAGGAAATCAGTTTGTGTATGGAAGGGCACCTTGGGGGATGCTGATCGAGCTGATCTCCTATCCTGCGGGCATTCAGTATCCGAATCATAGTGAAACGAAGCGCTGGACACCACGAAAAAAATAA
- a CDS encoding CynX/NimT family MFS transporter, with translation MKLFYIVLALILASLNLRPPITSISPLMSTIQNDLGLSGMTASLLTTLPVLCMGIFAPFSVRLSRRWGNEGAIVLALILIGIGTGLRLFVGATPLMMFTSFLSGVGIALAGPLLSSFIKQYFPNRVAAMVGIYSTAMVMGASISVGLSVPLQQTLGGSWRGSLATWALLAAIALPIWLKLAWSARTERQSGQTSAVVHASLPVKNRRAWVLTLFFGLMAAIFYSLTAWLAPAIQSHGYSQETAGNIQTLFTLISLPSTLFIPMLVHRYQRRVFWLVGCAMLELIGVLMLNLSVSPWLAAIPLGIGAGGLFPIALMLPIDETNNAQEASSWSAMTQSGGYILGALGPLAIGWLRDLTGSFVQAFYGLAIIIVLQIIVQVAIGNKKMLKVSQEQS, from the coding sequence ATGAAACTTTTTTATATTGTATTGGCGCTTATTCTGGCTTCACTGAACTTAAGACCACCGATTACTTCCATTTCTCCTCTGATGAGTACCATACAGAATGATCTGGGTTTGAGCGGCATGACCGCCAGTCTGTTAACTACACTACCGGTATTATGTATGGGCATATTCGCTCCATTCTCTGTAAGACTAAGTAGAAGGTGGGGGAACGAAGGAGCCATTGTGCTGGCTTTAATCCTTATTGGGATAGGTACGGGATTACGATTGTTCGTAGGCGCAACTCCGTTGATGATGTTCACTTCTTTTCTGTCAGGTGTAGGGATTGCATTGGCAGGGCCGCTGTTGTCCAGCTTCATTAAGCAGTATTTCCCTAACCGAGTGGCAGCCATGGTCGGCATCTACTCTACAGCAATGGTGATGGGGGCCAGCATTAGTGTGGGATTATCGGTTCCGCTTCAGCAGACGTTGGGGGGATCTTGGAGAGGTTCTTTGGCTACGTGGGCATTACTCGCTGCCATTGCATTGCCGATCTGGTTAAAATTAGCTTGGTCTGCGCGTACAGAGCGGCAATCCGGACAAACTTCGGCTGTAGTCCACGCATCACTTCCGGTGAAGAACAGGCGTGCATGGGTGCTGACACTGTTCTTTGGACTGATGGCCGCGATCTTCTATTCATTAACCGCCTGGCTTGCGCCAGCCATTCAGAGCCATGGATATAGCCAAGAGACTGCTGGCAACATCCAAACGTTATTTACATTGATATCATTGCCCTCAACGTTATTCATTCCCATGCTTGTACATCGGTACCAAAGACGTGTCTTCTGGCTTGTTGGATGTGCGATGTTGGAGTTAATAGGTGTCCTGATGCTGAATCTCTCTGTCAGTCCGTGGCTCGCGGCGATTCCGCTCGGTATTGGTGCAGGTGGACTGTTCCCAATTGCACTCATGTTGCCGATTGATGAGACAAACAATGCTCAGGAAGCGAGTAGCTGGTCGGCTATGACTCAATCTGGTGGCTACATTCTTGGAGCACTTGGACCGCTGGCGATTGGTTGGCTCCGCGATCTAACAGGCAGCTTCGTGCAAGCATTTTATGGTTTGGCTATCATCATCGTGTTGCAGATTATCGTTCAAGTCGCTATTGGTAATAAAAAAATGTTAAAAGTTAGCCAGGAGCAGAGCTAA
- a CDS encoding spore germination protein, whose protein sequence is MWSTIVSYVPEWPIWIQAFLVFIIPIGITLSIRWINAAIKRGSFSRSKPSSVSSKDISPAAKGQGEGTETGQYANIKLTEKYSINLTSVKESFGLNADVHIREFIIRGTNTRAAVIYTEGLVDQDLVDDHLITPLMLEGVPLLKQEGFLHPDNAHLLSAYLQDQLLPVSLVEETKSLQELAVGVLFGKNALLVDGLPGALLIGAHNIKTRGINEPLSEGLLRGPRIGFTEQLSDNTGILRRYGSDQSLFIKKYEVGSRIKKDLAIAYIQDIADPNLVVEVCKRIEEMDMDSMLESGYVEQLIEDSTLSPFQQVLNTERPDRVMGALLEGRVAILLDGTPFVLIVPVTFSMLLQSPEDYYERWIPGTFLRVLRFMAAMLALLAPALYISFISFHPGLIPTKLVLTIIETRTGVPFPSIIEVLIMELSIEILREAGIRLPKPIAPAMGIVGGLIIGQAAVQAGIISQFLVIVVAVTAISSFTIPVYSAGLTLRILRFAAMFSAAILGLYGVVMFFLLVCTHLARLSSFGVPYVAPAVPYHMNEWKDFVIRAPLNMMRMRPKMTNPIDDDRKK, encoded by the coding sequence ATGTGGTCAACAATTGTATCCTACGTGCCGGAATGGCCCATATGGATTCAGGCATTCTTGGTCTTCATCATTCCAATTGGTATTACCTTGAGCATACGCTGGATCAATGCTGCCATTAAGCGTGGAAGCTTCTCTCGTTCGAAGCCATCGTCCGTATCCTCGAAGGATATCTCGCCAGCAGCCAAAGGGCAGGGTGAAGGGACCGAAACAGGCCAATATGCCAATATTAAATTAACCGAGAAGTACAGCATAAATCTGACGAGTGTGAAAGAAAGCTTTGGACTCAATGCAGACGTGCATATTCGGGAATTTATTATTAGAGGAACGAATACACGGGCTGCGGTCATTTATACCGAAGGCCTGGTAGATCAGGACTTAGTTGATGATCACTTGATTACACCGTTGATGTTAGAAGGTGTTCCTCTACTTAAGCAGGAAGGTTTCCTTCATCCGGACAATGCACACTTACTGTCGGCATATCTGCAAGATCAATTACTTCCTGTCAGTTTGGTTGAGGAGACGAAGTCTCTTCAAGAGCTCGCAGTTGGTGTGCTTTTCGGGAAAAATGCACTATTGGTTGATGGCTTGCCAGGTGCTTTATTAATTGGAGCCCATAATATCAAAACACGAGGTATAAATGAACCTTTATCCGAGGGGTTGCTTCGCGGACCACGTATTGGTTTTACAGAGCAATTAAGCGATAATACAGGCATTTTGCGTCGTTATGGAAGTGATCAGAGCCTGTTTATTAAGAAGTATGAAGTGGGTTCACGGATCAAAAAAGATTTGGCGATAGCCTATATTCAGGATATTGCCGATCCAAATCTCGTGGTTGAAGTATGCAAGCGAATTGAAGAGATGGATATGGATTCGATGCTGGAATCAGGTTATGTGGAACAACTCATCGAAGACAGTACGCTGAGTCCTTTTCAACAGGTACTGAATACGGAAAGACCTGACCGGGTGATGGGTGCCCTTCTGGAAGGCCGAGTGGCAATTTTGTTGGATGGAACGCCATTTGTATTAATTGTACCGGTTACCTTTAGCATGTTGCTTCAGTCTCCCGAGGACTATTATGAACGCTGGATTCCCGGAACATTTTTGCGAGTGCTGCGTTTTATGGCCGCGATGCTGGCATTGCTTGCTCCTGCGCTCTATATTTCGTTTATATCGTTCCATCCGGGTCTTATTCCAACCAAGCTGGTATTGACGATTATTGAAACGCGGACAGGAGTGCCTTTTCCTTCAATCATTGAAGTACTGATCATGGAACTTTCGATTGAGATTCTGAGGGAGGCAGGGATACGGCTGCCTAAACCAATTGCGCCAGCGATGGGTATCGTAGGAGGTCTGATTATCGGCCAAGCAGCAGTGCAGGCGGGAATTATAAGCCAATTCTTGGTTATTGTCGTTGCGGTTACGGCCATTTCTTCCTTTACGATTCCCGTCTATAGTGCAGGGTTAACGCTGCGGATTCTGCGATTTGCTGCCATGTTTAGTGCAGCTATACTTGGACTATATGGTGTTGTAATGTTCTTCCTGCTTGTGTGTACACATCTGGCACGACTCTCAAGCTTTGGCGTACCATATGTAGCTCCAGCCGTTCCTTATCACATGAATGAATGGAAGGATTTCGTTATTCGTGCTCCGTTAAATATGATGAGAATGCGTCCCAAGATGACTAATCCGATAGATGATGATCGAAAAAAATAG
- the mmuP gene encoding S-methylmethionine permease codes for MENNNDKGHFQRKMQARHVVMLSLGGVIGTGLFLSSGYTIQQAGPLGTILSYLIGAIVVYLVMLCLGELSIHMPETGAFHSYAAKYIGPATGYTVAWLYWLTWTVALGSEFTAAGLLMQRWFPSVNVWIWSAIFALMIFLFNALTVKLFAESEFWFSSVKVVTIVIFIIIGGAAMFGFIPMADSEPAPFLSNITASGWFPHGATAILMTMLAVNFAFSGTELIGIAAGETENPEKTIPKAIHTTLWRLVIFFIGTIIILSALLPMSDASVLESPFVAVMERVGVPYAADIMNFVILTAILSAANSGLYASSRMLWSLADKRTISPWFAKLTKSGVPLNALLISMVGGALALLSSIIAPGTVYITLVSISGLAVVAVWMSISASQYMFRRQYIREGHAVKDLVYRTPLYPVVPIVSFILCLASCIGIAFDPTQRIALYCGVPFIAVCYAAYYLTERVNKKRGQVHDASTTD; via the coding sequence ATGGAGAACAACAACGACAAAGGGCATTTTCAGCGGAAAATGCAGGCACGGCATGTGGTCATGCTCTCTCTCGGAGGAGTCATTGGAACGGGATTATTCCTCAGCTCAGGTTACACCATTCAGCAGGCGGGACCACTGGGAACCATTCTGTCCTATCTGATCGGAGCCATCGTTGTATATCTGGTGATGCTCTGTCTTGGTGAACTGTCTATACATATGCCAGAGACGGGAGCATTTCATAGTTATGCAGCCAAATATATCGGACCAGCAACAGGCTACACGGTGGCTTGGTTATACTGGTTAACCTGGACTGTTGCGCTTGGCTCTGAATTCACAGCCGCCGGATTGCTGATGCAGCGCTGGTTCCCATCGGTGAACGTATGGATATGGAGCGCGATTTTTGCACTGATGATCTTTCTGTTCAACGCTCTAACGGTGAAATTATTTGCGGAATCCGAGTTCTGGTTCTCATCTGTAAAAGTAGTGACTATCGTAATTTTCATTATTATCGGTGGCGCAGCCATGTTTGGGTTCATTCCCATGGCGGATTCTGAACCGGCTCCATTTCTATCAAATATTACCGCATCCGGGTGGTTCCCTCATGGGGCTACAGCGATATTGATGACCATGCTTGCTGTAAACTTTGCCTTCTCAGGCACCGAGTTAATCGGCATTGCCGCCGGTGAGACGGAGAACCCTGAAAAGACGATACCAAAGGCTATTCATACAACGCTGTGGCGTTTGGTTATTTTCTTCATCGGAACGATTATTATCTTGTCAGCCTTGCTGCCCATGTCGGATGCCAGTGTACTGGAAAGTCCGTTTGTAGCGGTAATGGAGCGGGTGGGTGTACCCTATGCAGCAGACATTATGAACTTTGTTATTCTGACGGCGATTCTCTCTGCTGCCAATTCAGGCCTGTATGCATCTTCACGGATGCTCTGGTCTCTGGCTGACAAAAGAACGATCTCTCCGTGGTTTGCCAAATTGACCAAAAGCGGGGTACCACTGAATGCACTTCTGATTAGTATGGTGGGTGGTGCGTTGGCATTGCTGTCCAGTATTATTGCGCCAGGTACGGTGTATATTACGCTGGTTTCCATTTCAGGTCTCGCTGTCGTTGCGGTATGGATGAGCATCAGCGCTTCCCAATACATGTTCCGCAGACAATATATCCGGGAAGGACATGCGGTCAAAGATCTGGTCTACCGCACACCACTGTATCCGGTGGTACCAATTGTTTCATTTATATTATGCCTGGCTTCATGCATAGGTATTGCCTTTGACCCGACACAGCGAATTGCGCTGTATTGTGGGGTTCCATTTATCGCAGTATGTTACGCTGCTTATTATCTGACAGAACGTGTGAATAAGAAAAGAGGACAAGTACATGACGCAAGCACAACAGACTAA
- the mmuM gene encoding homocysteine S-methyltransferase, translating into MTQAQQTNPIEQILREHPVMILDGALATELEQHGCDLDDPLWSARVLLENPDVIVQVHADYFRAGADCAITSSYQATVDGFRKRGIGEQEALELIRKTVELAAQARDDVWAEVQSDLVGRESSTGQLVEAPSVRSETEENEEHITNRRVDRKADSLRPRPIIAGSVGPYGAYLADGSEYVGHYGVSDETLAAFHRPRMAALIEAGADILAFETIPSLQEAQVLIDLLKEFPHAYAWLSFSLKDGTSISEGTPLEVCAQTFGSEPQIAAIGLNCAPMEVVTEAVGILSRASDKPVIVYPNSGEVYDAVTKTWSGQGTCGSMSDASEQWVAAGAKIIGGCCRTTPHQIGALAKKWRK; encoded by the coding sequence ATGACGCAAGCACAACAGACTAACCCCATAGAACAGATCCTTCGTGAACATCCGGTCATGATTCTGGATGGAGCGTTGGCTACGGAACTCGAACAGCATGGATGTGATCTCGATGATCCACTATGGTCTGCTCGTGTGTTGCTTGAGAATCCGGATGTTATTGTTCAGGTCCATGCAGATTATTTTCGAGCAGGAGCCGATTGTGCGATTACATCCAGTTATCAGGCGACGGTGGATGGTTTCCGCAAGAGAGGGATTGGTGAACAGGAAGCACTAGAGCTGATCCGCAAGACGGTTGAACTGGCTGCACAGGCGAGAGATGACGTGTGGGCAGAAGTGCAGAGTGATTTAGTGGGAAGAGAAAGCTCGACAGGTCAGCTTGTAGAAGCTCCTTCGGTACGTTCCGAAACTGAGGAGAATGAGGAGCATATAACAAATCGTAGAGTGGATCGGAAAGCAGACAGTCTTCGTCCACGTCCAATTATTGCCGGGTCCGTTGGACCGTACGGCGCCTATCTGGCGGATGGTTCAGAGTATGTGGGACATTATGGCGTGTCGGATGAGACGCTGGCCGCATTTCACCGTCCGCGTATGGCGGCGTTGATTGAAGCGGGTGCAGATATTCTGGCGTTTGAGACAATTCCTTCCTTGCAGGAAGCACAGGTGCTGATTGATTTACTGAAGGAGTTTCCTCATGCGTATGCCTGGTTATCTTTTTCTTTAAAAGATGGGACAAGCATCAGCGAAGGCACACCGCTTGAAGTATGTGCACAGACGTTTGGCTCCGAGCCGCAGATTGCGGCAATTGGCCTGAACTGTGCTCCGATGGAAGTGGTGACGGAAGCCGTAGGTATTCTGAGTCGTGCCAGCGACAAACCTGTCATTGTGTATCCGAACTCGGGAGAAGTATATGATGCAGTGACGAAGACGTGGAGTGGACAGGGTACTTGTGGCAGTATGAGTGATGCTTCGGAGCAGTGGGTTGCTGCGGGCGCGAAAATTATTGGCGGCTGTTGCCGAACAACGCCACATCAGATTGGTGCACTTGCGAAGAAGTGGCGGAAATAG
- a CDS encoding spore germination protein: MNGSQGKLTTTQAVVIIVNYMLGAGILTLPRTISKAVGTPDVWISIMLSGLIITGIGIIMVTLCRRFPGKTVFQFTREITGNWIAYILGFAMIMYFTVIAAFEVRVMADVTGMYLLERTPTWAIVMVFMWIGIYMISGGLGVIVRVFEIILPITIIIFVIEILLSNQLFEIGNLRPVLGDGFMPVFKGLKPSLLSYTGYEVMLIMTAYMKNPKKSNKAMSWGIFISTTIYLITVVMVIGSLSLDGIKTRTWPTLDLVRSFEIQGLIFERFESLLLVIWIMQIFSTTAITHYCASVGIRDLFRTKKIKGIMYGLLPFIYVTAMMPKTVDDTFALGDMLGNVSVILFAILPLVLLLLSLIRKKGGKHA, translated from the coding sequence GTGAATGGCTCCCAAGGAAAGCTAACCACGACACAGGCCGTTGTAATTATTGTCAATTACATGCTTGGTGCCGGGATATTGACGTTGCCTCGAACGATCAGCAAGGCTGTAGGAACACCAGATGTCTGGATTTCCATTATGCTGTCTGGGCTGATTATTACAGGTATCGGAATAATTATGGTTACCCTGTGTCGCAGATTTCCGGGGAAAACCGTGTTCCAGTTCACCCGTGAAATTACGGGGAACTGGATTGCCTACATACTGGGATTTGCTATGATTATGTATTTCACGGTCATTGCAGCTTTTGAAGTAAGAGTCATGGCTGATGTGACAGGAATGTATCTACTCGAACGCACCCCCACCTGGGCAATTGTGATGGTCTTCATGTGGATCGGTATATATATGATCTCGGGTGGGCTTGGTGTCATTGTACGCGTGTTCGAGATTATTCTACCGATTACGATCATTATATTTGTCATCGAAATTCTACTTAGTAATCAGCTATTTGAGATTGGGAATCTAAGACCTGTGCTTGGGGATGGGTTTATGCCCGTTTTCAAAGGACTGAAGCCCTCACTACTGTCATACACGGGATATGAGGTGATGTTAATCATGACTGCCTATATGAAAAATCCGAAGAAGAGTAATAAGGCAATGAGCTGGGGGATATTCATATCCACCACTATCTACTTGATCACGGTTGTAATGGTCATAGGCAGTTTATCCCTTGATGGGATCAAAACGCGCACCTGGCCAACGCTGGATTTGGTAAGAAGCTTTGAGATACAAGGTTTAATATTCGAAAGATTCGAATCCTTATTGCTGGTCATCTGGATTATGCAAATTTTCTCGACTACAGCGATCACACACTACTGCGCTTCGGTGGGCATTCGTGATTTGTTTCGTACCAAAAAAATCAAGGGCATTATGTATGGTCTGCTTCCGTTCATTTATGTGACAGCCATGATGCCCAAAACGGTGGATGATACCTTTGCACTCGGGGATATGCTCGGCAATGTATCTGTGATTCTATTCGCCATTTTACCTCTGGTCCTACTGTTGTTAAGTCTGATTCGCAAAAAAGGAGGCAAGCATGCATGA